A stretch of the Lactuca sativa cultivar Salinas chromosome 9, Lsat_Salinas_v11, whole genome shotgun sequence genome encodes the following:
- the LOC111876497 gene encoding laccase-12, which produces MMSISRSSLLLSLLLSLAFTTIFSETHNYEFKVQEQAATRLCRNHRIVTVNGQFPGPTIDVQNGDSLAIKVTNAAPYNVTIHWHGLRQLRNPWADGPEFVTQCPIRPGGSYTYRFTITDQEGTLWWHAHSRWLRATVYGALVIRPKSGSSYPFPKPTIEFPVVLSEWWDRKVISVLRQALFTGAAPNVSDALTINGQPGDLFRCSSQSTTKLTVNKGDTVLLRVINAALNQQLFFSVANHKLTVVATDAVYTKQFTTNVIMVGPGQTTDVLLTADQQPGRYYMAARAYASARNAPFDNTTATAILEYKSANSQPILPQLPAYNDTNTVTAFSNQIKSPGKVMVPTKIDENLFFTMRFGFFNCTPGPRCQGPNNTRFGASMNNVSFVLPNRVSLLQAYTQKIPNIYTPDFPRVPPLQFDYTGNVPRGLWQPVKGTRLYKLKFGANVQIVLQDTSIFSTEDHPVHLHGYHFYIVGQGFGNFNPSRDTANFNLVDPPQRNTIDVPVGGWAVIRFVADNPGVWLMHCHIDTHLAWGFAMAFIVENGVGETQTLLPPPSDLPKC; this is translated from the exons ATGATGTCAATATCTCGATCCAGCCTCCTTCTGAGCCTTCTGCTTTCTCTTGCTTTTACTACAATATTCTCAGAAACACATAACTATGAGTTCAAA GTTCAAGAACAAGCAGCAACAAGGCTATGCAGAAACCATAGAATAGTTACAGTCAATGGACAATTCCCCGGCCCCACAATAGACGTACAAAATGGAGATAGTCTTGCTATCAAAGTCACCAATGCTGCTCCTTACAATGTCACCATCCATTG GCATGGATTGCGTCAACTGAGAAACCCATGGGCTGATGGGCCTGAATTTGTGACCCAATGTCCAATTCGACCCGGAGGAAGCTACACATACAGGTTCACCATAACCGACCAAGAGGGAACATTGTGGTGGCATGCTCATAGCAGATGGCTACGAGCCACAGTCTATGGTGCACTTGTTATTCGTCCAAAGTCGGGTTCTTCATACCCCTTCCCAAAACCCACAATCGAGTTTCCTGTTGTTCTAA GTGAATGGTGGGATAGAAAGGTCATCAGTGTCCTCCGACAAGCCTTATTCACAGGTGCAGCTCCCAATGTTTCTGATGCTCTCACCATTAACGGACAACCTGGTGATCTTTTCCGATGCTCAAGCCAAAGCACTACGAAACTTACTGTAAACAAAGGCGACACAGTTCTTCTAAGGGTCATCAATGCTGCACTCAATCAACAACTCTTCTTTAGCGTCGCTAACCACAAACTAACCGTGGTTGCAACTGATGCTGTTTACACCAAACAGTTTACAACGAATGTAATCATGGTTGGCCCTGGTCAAACCACGGATGTCCTTTTGACCGCAGATCAGCAGCCTGGGCGCTACTACATGGCTGCACGAGCTTACGCAAGTGCTAGAAACGCTCCGTTTGATAATACAACAGCCACCGCCATCTTGGAGTACAAATCTGCTAATTCACAGCCGATTTTACCTCAACTTCCGGCCTACAATGATACAAACACAGTCACTGCTTTCTCCAACCAAATAAAGAGTCCTGGAAAAGTAATGGTTCCAACTAAGATAGATGAAAACTTGTTCTTCACGATGAGGTTCGGGTTCTTTAACTGTACTCCTGGACCTAGATGCCAAGGGCCTAATAACACAAGGTTTGGTGCTAGCATGAATAACGTATCGTTTGTGCTTCCGAATCGGGTGTCTTTACTCCAAGCTTACACGCAGAAGATTCCTAACATCTACACACCAGACTTTCCGCGTGTTCCACCTTTGCAGTTTGATTACACTGGTAATGTCCCTCGTGGGCTGTGGCAACCGGTTAAGGGGACGAGGCTTTACAAGCTCAAATTCGGGGCTAATGTGCAGATTGTGCTGCAAGATACTTCGATTTTCTCAACGGAAGATCATCCTGTTCATCTCCATGGATACCATTTCTACATCGTTGGTCAGGGTTTTGGTAATTTTAATCCTTCCAGAGATACTGCTAACTTCAATCTTGTTGATCCGCCACAAAGGAATACAATTGACGTACCAGTTGGAGGATGGGCTGTCATCAGATTCGTAGCTGATAACCCAG GAGTTTGGCTGATGCACTGTCACATAGATACTCATTTGGCTTGGGGTTTTGCAATGGCTTTCATAGTTGAAAACGGAGTTGGGGAAACACAGACGTTGCTGCCTCCTCCTTCCGACTTGCCAAAATGTTAA
- the LOC111876494 gene encoding disease resistance protein RPV1 isoform X3 — protein sequence METRVKDAVSFLEMGSDDVRMIGIKGMGGGGKTTLARAVFDQISFRFEGKCFVENVREVSNASLFGLKSLQNQLLSDVLNDKGISVSGVYEGKSMIKKMMRGRKVLLVLDDVDHTDQLEALAGEPNWFKAGSRIIITTRDEQVLVAHRVKLILAVNLLSFEEAVCLFSRYAFGKEMPIRGYEEKSVQVISYAAGLPLTIKVLGSFLCGKSELEWIDAIDRLKTIPLMETLKKLELSYIGLEEDYKEIFLDIACILKGERKHFVIEALESCGFHARNGLRVLEQKSLITIHHNSSYNNKYVFMHDHLVEMGRNIVRRLHPYKPNEHSRLWIDMEIEDILANDLGTEATRYIQFSTRELNPEVIMKGLRKMKELRYLDMSLKDSFWNWKCDELSPYFPNALRILLWSYYPFRSLPETFQANNLVSLEMEYSRIVQLCEGRERKVLNKLRFLDLSYSKLRTLDLGIAPNLETLSLSGCVDLVEFHIPSICLKLRSLDLCDVKLRILNLQSAPNLELLDLRNSLDLVQLHMPGRCVKLRSIIITNSKLRTLDIGLTPNLEKLDLDNSYDLGELHMADVFQKLVKLYISRSKLRTLDLRLAPNLKNLDLSESNDLVELHAPTGCLKEIVCLELSACLRFRSFYVEPLEEVDSLAELHLVAESLERCPFHPDNSLPKFRFTCFYKDGGLPSRNTNIEKLISQGLCACTNLETFSESICELWGLRKLKLKGYPEVPKDLDQLEYLEVLILSSTKIKHLPDSICYLTYLQSLKLESCWLLEELPEDLGQLENLKKLTLSSTMIKHLPDSICMLKHLESLQLISCWLLENLPEDIGRLECLENLTLSSAKIKHLPDSICMLKHLKSLQLKFCWLLEKLPEDIGRLESLEKLTLSCTKIKDLPDSISMIKHLECLQLNHSEVVTC from the exons ATGGAGACCCGTGTAAAGGATGCTGTGTCATTTTTAGAAATGGGTAGTGATGATGTTCGCATGATCGGGATCAAGGGGATGGGAGGTGGTGGGAAGACAACTTTGGCGAGAGCTGTTTTCGATCAAATATCCTTTCGGTTTGAAGGTAAATGCTTCGTTGAGAATGTCAGGGAAGTTTCAAATGCCTCTTTGTTTGGTTTGAAGTCGTTGCAAAACCAACTTCTTTCGGATGTTTTAAATGATAAAGGCATTAGTGTAAGTGGCGTGTATGAGGGGAAAAGCATGATAAAGAAGATGATGCGTGGTAGAAAGGTTCTTCTTGTTCTAGATGATGTGGATCACACAGACCAGCTTGAGGCCTTAGCTGGTGAGCCTAATTGGTTTAAGGCGGGAAGTAGAATCATCATTACAACAAGAGATGAGCAAGTGCTTGTAGCACACCGAGTGAAGCTGATTCTTGCTGTTAATCTGTTATCATTTGAGGAAGCAGTTTGCCTGTTTAGTAGATATGCATTTGGGAAAGAGATGCCAATTCGAGGGTACGAAGAGAAATCAGTACAAGTTATAAGTTATGCTGCTGGTCTTCCCTTAACAATCAAAGTTTTGGGATCCTTTCTTTGTGGTAAAAGTGAGCTTGAATGGATAGATGCCATAGACAGACTAAAAACAATTCCATTAATGGAAACTCTGAAAAAACTGGAACTAAGCTATATCGGTTTGGAGGAGGATTACAAAGAAATATTCCTGGATATTGCATGCATATTGAAAGGTGAGCGTAAACACTTTGTAATCGAAGCACTTGAAAGTTGTGGATTTCATGCTAGAAATGGTTTAAGAGTTCTTGAGCAAAAATCTCTCATAACTATTCATCATAATTCTAGTTACAACAACAAGTATGTGTTCATGCATGACCATCTTGTAGAAATGGGCAGGAATATTGTCCGTCGTTTGCATCCGTATAAGCCTAATGAACATAGCAGATTGTGGATTGACATGGAAATTGAAGATATATTggctaatgacttg GGTACCGAAGCAACAAGATATATACAATTCAGCACACGGGAACTCAATCCGGAAGTTATCATGAAAGGCCTTAGAAAGATGAAGGAACTTAGATATCTTGACATGTCTCTCAAAGATTCTTTCTGGAATTGGAAATGTGATGAACTCAGCCCATACTTTCCTAATGCTTTAAGAATCCTGTTGTGGAGCTATtacccttttaggtcattaccCGAAACATTTCAAGCAAATAATCTTGTTTCACTTGAGATGGAATACAGCCGAATTGTACAACTTTGTGAGGGTAGAGAAAGAAAG GTTCTTAACAAGCTCAGATTCCTTGACCTGAGTTATTCAAAGCTAAGGACCCTTGACCTTGGGATTGCTCCAAATCTTGAGACTTTGTCTCTTTCAGGATGTGTTGATTTGGTAGAATTTCATATTCCCAGCATTTGTTTAAAACTCAGATCCCTCGACCTTTGTGATGTAAAGTTAAGGATCCTTAACCTTCAGTCAGCTCCAAATCTCGAGCTGTTAGATCTTCGGAACTCTTTGGATCTGGTACAACTTCACATGCCAGGTAGATGTGTCAAGCTTAGATCAATTATAATCACTAACTCAAAGTTGAGGACCCTTGACATTGGGTTGACTCCAAATCTCGAGAAATTAGATCTTGATAATTCTTATGATTTGGGAGAACTTCACATGGCCGATGTATTTCAAAAGCTTGTAAAACTGTACATCAGTCGTTCAAAGTTGAGGACCCTTGATCTTAGGCTGGCTCCGAATCTCAAGAATTTAGATCTTAGTGAATCTAATGATTTGGTAGAACTTCACGCTCCCACCGGATGTCTAAAAGAGATTGTCTGCTTAGAACTAAGTGCTTGTCTAAGGTTTAGATCTTTTTATGTTGAACCACTTGAGGAGGTTGATTCTTTAGCTGAGTTACATCTGGTTGCAGAGTCCCTTGAAAGATGCCCATTTCACCCCGACAATAGTTTGCCAAAGTTCCGGTTTACATGTTTTTATAAAGACGGTGGTCTACCCTCAAGGAATACAAATATTGAGAAACTTATTTCTCAAGGTCTGTGTGCTTGCACAAACCTTGAGACATTTTCAGAAAGCATTTGTGAGTTATGGGGATTAAGAAAGCTTAAACTCAAAGGCTATCCGGAGGTGCCCAAGGACCTTGACCAGTTAGAATATCTAGAGGTACTAATTTTGTCATCTACAAAGATCAAACATCTTCCGGATAGCATTTGTTACTTGACATATCTACAATCTCTCAAACTTGAATCCTGTTGGCTTCTTGAGGAGTTACCTGAGGATCTTGGCCAGTTAGAAAATTTAAAGAAGCTCACTTTGTCATCCACAATGATTAAACATCTTCCGGATAGCATTTGTATGTTAAAACATCTGGAATCTCTCCAACTTATATCTTGTTGGCTGCTTGAGAATTTACCCGAGGATATTGGCCGATTAGAATGCTTGGAGAATCTAACTTTGTCATCTGCAAAGATTAAACATCTTCCGGATAGCATTTGTATGTTGAAACATCTAAAATCTCTGCAACTTAAATTCTGTTGGCTTCTTGAGAAGTTACCCGAAGATATTGGCCGATTAGAATCATTAGAGAAGCTAACTTTGTCATGTACAAAGATTAAAGATCTTCCGGATAGCATTTCTATGATAAAACATCTGGAATGTCTCCAACTTAATCATTCAGAAGTTGTTACATGCTGA
- the LOC111876494 gene encoding disease resistance protein RPV1 isoform X1 codes for MASCSTSSVDKSYKYDVFLSFRGEDTRANFVDHLYTALQQKNIHTYKDNERIKKGKKISDELIGSIEESKFYIVVFSKNYASSSWCLDELVKIMDCHNTTEHTAYPVFYDVEPTEVRKQSGAVGEAFSKHTNHEKSDKWREALQEAADLAGWELKNTTDGHEAKFIQKIVEEISLELRSISFGFDEKLVGMETRVKDAVSFLEMGSDDVRMIGIKGMGGGGKTTLARAVFDQISFRFEGKCFVENVREVSNASLFGLKSLQNQLLSDVLNDKGISVSGVYEGKSMIKKMMRGRKVLLVLDDVDHTDQLEALAGEPNWFKAGSRIIITTRDEQVLVAHRVKLILAVNLLSFEEAVCLFSRYAFGKEMPIRGYEEKSVQVISYAAGLPLTIKVLGSFLCGKSELEWIDAIDRLKTIPLMETLKKLELSYIGLEEDYKEIFLDIACILKGERKHFVIEALESCGFHARNGLRVLEQKSLITIHHNSSYNNKYVFMHDHLVEMGRNIVRRLHPYKPNEHSRLWIDMEIEDILANDLGTEATRYIQFSTRELNPEVIMKGLRKMKELRYLDMSLKDSFWNWKCDELSPYFPNALRILLWSYYPFRSLPETFQANNLVSLEMEYSRIVQLCEGRERKVLNKLRFLDLSYSKLRTLDLGIAPNLETLSLSGCVDLVEFHIPSICLKLRSLDLCDVKLRILNLQSAPNLELLDLRNSLDLVQLHMPGRCVKLRSIIITNSKLRTLDIGLTPNLEKLDLDNSYDLGELHMADVFQKLVKLYISRSKLRTLDLRLAPNLKNLDLSESNDLVELHAPTGCLKEIVCLELSACLRFRSFYVEPLEEVDSLAELHLVAESLERCPFHPDNSLPKFRFTCFYKDGGLPSRNTNIEKLISQGLCACTNLETFSESICELWGLRKLKLKGYPEVPKDLDQLEYLEVLILSSTKIKHLPDSICYLTYLQSLKLESCWLLEELPEDLGQLENLKKLTLSSTMIKHLPDSICMLKHLESLQLISCWLLENLPEDIGRLECLENLTLSSAKIKHLPDSICMLKHLKSLQLKFCWLLEKLPEDIGRLESLEKLTLSCTKIKDLPDSISMIKHLECLQLNHSEVVTC; via the exons ATGGCATCATGTTCAACTTCATCCGTTGACAAGAGCTATAAATATGACGTCTTTTTGAGTTTCAGAGGCGAAGACACTCGAGCGAATTTCGTTGATCATCTTTATACTGCTCTTCAGCAAAAAAACATTCATACTTACAAAGACAACGAGAGAATTAAGAAAGGGAAAAAAATCAGTGATGAGCTCATCGGATCCATTGAAGAATCAAAATTCTACATCGTTGTTTTCTCCAAAAATTATGCCTCTTCATCTTGGTGCTTGGATGAACTTGTAAAAATAATGGATTGTCACAATACAACCGAGCATACTGCCTACCCCGTCTTCTATGATGTCGAACCAACCGAAGTCCGCAAACAAAGCGGGGCAGTTGGAGAAGCCTTCTCTAAACATACTAACCACGAGAAGTCTGACAAATGGAGAGAGGCTTTGCAAGAAGCAGCGGATCTAGCTGGATGGGAGTTGAAAAACACTACTGATGG GCATGAAGCCAAATTCATCCAAAAAATTGTTGAAGAAATTTCACTAGAGTTACGTTCGATCAGTTTCGGTTTTGATGAAAAGTTAGTAGGCATGGAGACCCGTGTAAAGGATGCTGTGTCATTTTTAGAAATGGGTAGTGATGATGTTCGCATGATCGGGATCAAGGGGATGGGAGGTGGTGGGAAGACAACTTTGGCGAGAGCTGTTTTCGATCAAATATCCTTTCGGTTTGAAGGTAAATGCTTCGTTGAGAATGTCAGGGAAGTTTCAAATGCCTCTTTGTTTGGTTTGAAGTCGTTGCAAAACCAACTTCTTTCGGATGTTTTAAATGATAAAGGCATTAGTGTAAGTGGCGTGTATGAGGGGAAAAGCATGATAAAGAAGATGATGCGTGGTAGAAAGGTTCTTCTTGTTCTAGATGATGTGGATCACACAGACCAGCTTGAGGCCTTAGCTGGTGAGCCTAATTGGTTTAAGGCGGGAAGTAGAATCATCATTACAACAAGAGATGAGCAAGTGCTTGTAGCACACCGAGTGAAGCTGATTCTTGCTGTTAATCTGTTATCATTTGAGGAAGCAGTTTGCCTGTTTAGTAGATATGCATTTGGGAAAGAGATGCCAATTCGAGGGTACGAAGAGAAATCAGTACAAGTTATAAGTTATGCTGCTGGTCTTCCCTTAACAATCAAAGTTTTGGGATCCTTTCTTTGTGGTAAAAGTGAGCTTGAATGGATAGATGCCATAGACAGACTAAAAACAATTCCATTAATGGAAACTCTGAAAAAACTGGAACTAAGCTATATCGGTTTGGAGGAGGATTACAAAGAAATATTCCTGGATATTGCATGCATATTGAAAGGTGAGCGTAAACACTTTGTAATCGAAGCACTTGAAAGTTGTGGATTTCATGCTAGAAATGGTTTAAGAGTTCTTGAGCAAAAATCTCTCATAACTATTCATCATAATTCTAGTTACAACAACAAGTATGTGTTCATGCATGACCATCTTGTAGAAATGGGCAGGAATATTGTCCGTCGTTTGCATCCGTATAAGCCTAATGAACATAGCAGATTGTGGATTGACATGGAAATTGAAGATATATTggctaatgacttg GGTACCGAAGCAACAAGATATATACAATTCAGCACACGGGAACTCAATCCGGAAGTTATCATGAAAGGCCTTAGAAAGATGAAGGAACTTAGATATCTTGACATGTCTCTCAAAGATTCTTTCTGGAATTGGAAATGTGATGAACTCAGCCCATACTTTCCTAATGCTTTAAGAATCCTGTTGTGGAGCTATtacccttttaggtcattaccCGAAACATTTCAAGCAAATAATCTTGTTTCACTTGAGATGGAATACAGCCGAATTGTACAACTTTGTGAGGGTAGAGAAAGAAAG GTTCTTAACAAGCTCAGATTCCTTGACCTGAGTTATTCAAAGCTAAGGACCCTTGACCTTGGGATTGCTCCAAATCTTGAGACTTTGTCTCTTTCAGGATGTGTTGATTTGGTAGAATTTCATATTCCCAGCATTTGTTTAAAACTCAGATCCCTCGACCTTTGTGATGTAAAGTTAAGGATCCTTAACCTTCAGTCAGCTCCAAATCTCGAGCTGTTAGATCTTCGGAACTCTTTGGATCTGGTACAACTTCACATGCCAGGTAGATGTGTCAAGCTTAGATCAATTATAATCACTAACTCAAAGTTGAGGACCCTTGACATTGGGTTGACTCCAAATCTCGAGAAATTAGATCTTGATAATTCTTATGATTTGGGAGAACTTCACATGGCCGATGTATTTCAAAAGCTTGTAAAACTGTACATCAGTCGTTCAAAGTTGAGGACCCTTGATCTTAGGCTGGCTCCGAATCTCAAGAATTTAGATCTTAGTGAATCTAATGATTTGGTAGAACTTCACGCTCCCACCGGATGTCTAAAAGAGATTGTCTGCTTAGAACTAAGTGCTTGTCTAAGGTTTAGATCTTTTTATGTTGAACCACTTGAGGAGGTTGATTCTTTAGCTGAGTTACATCTGGTTGCAGAGTCCCTTGAAAGATGCCCATTTCACCCCGACAATAGTTTGCCAAAGTTCCGGTTTACATGTTTTTATAAAGACGGTGGTCTACCCTCAAGGAATACAAATATTGAGAAACTTATTTCTCAAGGTCTGTGTGCTTGCACAAACCTTGAGACATTTTCAGAAAGCATTTGTGAGTTATGGGGATTAAGAAAGCTTAAACTCAAAGGCTATCCGGAGGTGCCCAAGGACCTTGACCAGTTAGAATATCTAGAGGTACTAATTTTGTCATCTACAAAGATCAAACATCTTCCGGATAGCATTTGTTACTTGACATATCTACAATCTCTCAAACTTGAATCCTGTTGGCTTCTTGAGGAGTTACCTGAGGATCTTGGCCAGTTAGAAAATTTAAAGAAGCTCACTTTGTCATCCACAATGATTAAACATCTTCCGGATAGCATTTGTATGTTAAAACATCTGGAATCTCTCCAACTTATATCTTGTTGGCTGCTTGAGAATTTACCCGAGGATATTGGCCGATTAGAATGCTTGGAGAATCTAACTTTGTCATCTGCAAAGATTAAACATCTTCCGGATAGCATTTGTATGTTGAAACATCTAAAATCTCTGCAACTTAAATTCTGTTGGCTTCTTGAGAAGTTACCCGAAGATATTGGCCGATTAGAATCATTAGAGAAGCTAACTTTGTCATGTACAAAGATTAAAGATCTTCCGGATAGCATTTCTATGATAAAACATCTGGAATGTCTCCAACTTAATCATTCAGAAGTTGTTACATGCTGA
- the LOC111876494 gene encoding disease resistance protein RPV1 isoform X2 codes for MASCSTSSVDKSYKYDVFLSFRGEDTRANFVDHLYTALQQKNIHTYKDNERIKKGKKISDELIGSIEESKFYIVVFSKNYASSSWCLDELVKIMDCHNTTEHTAYPVFYDVEPTEVRKQSGAVGEAFSKHTNHEKSDKWREALQEAADLAGWELKNTTDGHEAKFIQKIVEEISLELRSISFGFDEKLVGMETRVKDAVSFLEMGSDDVRMIGIKGMGGGGKTTLARAVFDQISFRFEGKCFVENVREVSNASLFGLKSLQNQLLSDVLNDKGISVSGVYEGKSMIKKMMRGRKVLLVLDDVDHTDQLEALAGEPNWFKAGSRIIITTRDEQVLVAHRVKLILAVNLLSFEEAVCLFSRYAFGKEMPIRGYEEKSVQVISYAAGLPLTIKVLGSFLCGKSELEWIDAIDRLKTIPLMETLKKLELSYIGLEEDYKEIFLDIACILKEMGRNIVRRLHPYKPNEHSRLWIDMEIEDILANDLGTEATRYIQFSTRELNPEVIMKGLRKMKELRYLDMSLKDSFWNWKCDELSPYFPNALRILLWSYYPFRSLPETFQANNLVSLEMEYSRIVQLCEGRERKVLNKLRFLDLSYSKLRTLDLGIAPNLETLSLSGCVDLVEFHIPSICLKLRSLDLCDVKLRILNLQSAPNLELLDLRNSLDLVQLHMPGRCVKLRSIIITNSKLRTLDIGLTPNLEKLDLDNSYDLGELHMADVFQKLVKLYISRSKLRTLDLRLAPNLKNLDLSESNDLVELHAPTGCLKEIVCLELSACLRFRSFYVEPLEEVDSLAELHLVAESLERCPFHPDNSLPKFRFTCFYKDGGLPSRNTNIEKLISQGLCACTNLETFSESICELWGLRKLKLKGYPEVPKDLDQLEYLEVLILSSTKIKHLPDSICYLTYLQSLKLESCWLLEELPEDLGQLENLKKLTLSSTMIKHLPDSICMLKHLESLQLISCWLLENLPEDIGRLECLENLTLSSAKIKHLPDSICMLKHLKSLQLKFCWLLEKLPEDIGRLESLEKLTLSCTKIKDLPDSISMIKHLECLQLNHSEVVTC; via the exons ATGGCATCATGTTCAACTTCATCCGTTGACAAGAGCTATAAATATGACGTCTTTTTGAGTTTCAGAGGCGAAGACACTCGAGCGAATTTCGTTGATCATCTTTATACTGCTCTTCAGCAAAAAAACATTCATACTTACAAAGACAACGAGAGAATTAAGAAAGGGAAAAAAATCAGTGATGAGCTCATCGGATCCATTGAAGAATCAAAATTCTACATCGTTGTTTTCTCCAAAAATTATGCCTCTTCATCTTGGTGCTTGGATGAACTTGTAAAAATAATGGATTGTCACAATACAACCGAGCATACTGCCTACCCCGTCTTCTATGATGTCGAACCAACCGAAGTCCGCAAACAAAGCGGGGCAGTTGGAGAAGCCTTCTCTAAACATACTAACCACGAGAAGTCTGACAAATGGAGAGAGGCTTTGCAAGAAGCAGCGGATCTAGCTGGATGGGAGTTGAAAAACACTACTGATGG GCATGAAGCCAAATTCATCCAAAAAATTGTTGAAGAAATTTCACTAGAGTTACGTTCGATCAGTTTCGGTTTTGATGAAAAGTTAGTAGGCATGGAGACCCGTGTAAAGGATGCTGTGTCATTTTTAGAAATGGGTAGTGATGATGTTCGCATGATCGGGATCAAGGGGATGGGAGGTGGTGGGAAGACAACTTTGGCGAGAGCTGTTTTCGATCAAATATCCTTTCGGTTTGAAGGTAAATGCTTCGTTGAGAATGTCAGGGAAGTTTCAAATGCCTCTTTGTTTGGTTTGAAGTCGTTGCAAAACCAACTTCTTTCGGATGTTTTAAATGATAAAGGCATTAGTGTAAGTGGCGTGTATGAGGGGAAAAGCATGATAAAGAAGATGATGCGTGGTAGAAAGGTTCTTCTTGTTCTAGATGATGTGGATCACACAGACCAGCTTGAGGCCTTAGCTGGTGAGCCTAATTGGTTTAAGGCGGGAAGTAGAATCATCATTACAACAAGAGATGAGCAAGTGCTTGTAGCACACCGAGTGAAGCTGATTCTTGCTGTTAATCTGTTATCATTTGAGGAAGCAGTTTGCCTGTTTAGTAGATATGCATTTGGGAAAGAGATGCCAATTCGAGGGTACGAAGAGAAATCAGTACAAGTTATAAGTTATGCTGCTGGTCTTCCCTTAACAATCAAAGTTTTGGGATCCTTTCTTTGTGGTAAAAGTGAGCTTGAATGGATAGATGCCATAGACAGACTAAAAACAATTCCATTAATGGAAACTCTGAAAAAACTGGAACTAAGCTATATCGGTTTGGAGGAGGATTACAAAGAAATATTCCTGGATATTGCATGCATATTGAAAG AAATGGGCAGGAATATTGTCCGTCGTTTGCATCCGTATAAGCCTAATGAACATAGCAGATTGTGGATTGACATGGAAATTGAAGATATATTggctaatgacttg GGTACCGAAGCAACAAGATATATACAATTCAGCACACGGGAACTCAATCCGGAAGTTATCATGAAAGGCCTTAGAAAGATGAAGGAACTTAGATATCTTGACATGTCTCTCAAAGATTCTTTCTGGAATTGGAAATGTGATGAACTCAGCCCATACTTTCCTAATGCTTTAAGAATCCTGTTGTGGAGCTATtacccttttaggtcattaccCGAAACATTTCAAGCAAATAATCTTGTTTCACTTGAGATGGAATACAGCCGAATTGTACAACTTTGTGAGGGTAGAGAAAGAAAG GTTCTTAACAAGCTCAGATTCCTTGACCTGAGTTATTCAAAGCTAAGGACCCTTGACCTTGGGATTGCTCCAAATCTTGAGACTTTGTCTCTTTCAGGATGTGTTGATTTGGTAGAATTTCATATTCCCAGCATTTGTTTAAAACTCAGATCCCTCGACCTTTGTGATGTAAAGTTAAGGATCCTTAACCTTCAGTCAGCTCCAAATCTCGAGCTGTTAGATCTTCGGAACTCTTTGGATCTGGTACAACTTCACATGCCAGGTAGATGTGTCAAGCTTAGATCAATTATAATCACTAACTCAAAGTTGAGGACCCTTGACATTGGGTTGACTCCAAATCTCGAGAAATTAGATCTTGATAATTCTTATGATTTGGGAGAACTTCACATGGCCGATGTATTTCAAAAGCTTGTAAAACTGTACATCAGTCGTTCAAAGTTGAGGACCCTTGATCTTAGGCTGGCTCCGAATCTCAAGAATTTAGATCTTAGTGAATCTAATGATTTGGTAGAACTTCACGCTCCCACCGGATGTCTAAAAGAGATTGTCTGCTTAGAACTAAGTGCTTGTCTAAGGTTTAGATCTTTTTATGTTGAACCACTTGAGGAGGTTGATTCTTTAGCTGAGTTACATCTGGTTGCAGAGTCCCTTGAAAGATGCCCATTTCACCCCGACAATAGTTTGCCAAAGTTCCGGTTTACATGTTTTTATAAAGACGGTGGTCTACCCTCAAGGAATACAAATATTGAGAAACTTATTTCTCAAGGTCTGTGTGCTTGCACAAACCTTGAGACATTTTCAGAAAGCATTTGTGAGTTATGGGGATTAAGAAAGCTTAAACTCAAAGGCTATCCGGAGGTGCCCAAGGACCTTGACCAGTTAGAATATCTAGAGGTACTAATTTTGTCATCTACAAAGATCAAACATCTTCCGGATAGCATTTGTTACTTGACATATCTACAATCTCTCAAACTTGAATCCTGTTGGCTTCTTGAGGAGTTACCTGAGGATCTTGGCCAGTTAGAAAATTTAAAGAAGCTCACTTTGTCATCCACAATGATTAAACATCTTCCGGATAGCATTTGTATGTTAAAACATCTGGAATCTCTCCAACTTATATCTTGTTGGCTGCTTGAGAATTTACCCGAGGATATTGGCCGATTAGAATGCTTGGAGAATCTAACTTTGTCATCTGCAAAGATTAAACATCTTCCGGATAGCATTTGTATGTTGAAACATCTAAAATCTCTGCAACTTAAATTCTGTTGGCTTCTTGAGAAGTTACCCGAAGATATTGGCCGATTAGAATCATTAGAGAAGCTAACTTTGTCATGTACAAAGATTAAAGATCTTCCGGATAGCATTTCTATGATAAAACATCTGGAATGTCTCCAACTTAATCATTCAGAAGTTGTTACATGCTGA